Proteins encoded within one genomic window of Gemmatimonadaceae bacterium:
- a CDS encoding ABC transporter permease produces MRDLRFAVRTLLRTPFVTAVALLSIALGIGANAAIFSLFDQMLLRPLPVHAPDELVNLSLPGPIQGSDSCNQSGGCDIIFSYPMFRDIEARQEVLSGVAGHRFFGVSLVVGNAPMTGEGSWVTGSYFSTLGLQPALGRLLTPADNEPGADNMVAVLSHGFWIDKLGGRPNVLGEALRVNGRTYTVVGVGPAGFDGTTLGSRALLFIPMQSRVWVGDHNGLTDRRDYWVYMFGRLKPGVSIAAARAGLDRVITPILTDVEAPLQEDWSAATMARFKGKRMVVEPGARGQSDIHGEARTPLTLLLGITGVVLLIACANIANLLLARGANRATEMGVRLALGAGRRQLVRQLLIESLLLSTVGAVLSLLVAFWTLRGIGALLPADSTGALRLDLQWPMVAFTGVLAVVTGLLFGLFPALNSTRADLISSIRAGAGQIAGGRVAARFRTGLVVMQIALSMALLASAGLFLKSLANVSRVELGMNVDDIVTFGVSPLRVGYDTLRAKALYARIEEELAAQPGVTAVTSGLVPLLANSSWGNNVIAQGFECLPDIDCNSRYNAVGAGYFGKMGVTLRSGRDFTLADGYGSPPVAVVNQAFIEKFRLGKDAVGKFIGRGSQGDSLNIQIVGVVPDVKYNDVKREAQPVFYLPWAQQGILGQLYFYLRTDFPPSQLVGALPAMMARIDPTLPVEDLRTMRQQVRENVFLDRMISILSASFALLATLLAAVGLYGVLAYSFAQRTREIGVRMALGADRGTVQRMVLRQVGLLTACGAVLGMLGAFGLGRAAGALLFGLESHDPAVFALSLVVLTAVSFSAGWAPALRASRTLPMHALRQD; encoded by the coding sequence ATGCGCGATCTCCGGTTCGCCGTTCGCACGCTGCTCAGGACGCCGTTCGTCACCGCTGTGGCGCTGCTGTCGATCGCGCTGGGGATCGGCGCCAACGCGGCGATCTTTTCGCTGTTCGATCAGATGCTGCTGCGCCCGCTCCCCGTACACGCTCCGGACGAGCTGGTGAACCTCTCGCTGCCCGGGCCGATCCAGGGCAGCGACTCGTGCAACCAGTCGGGCGGCTGCGACATCATCTTCAGCTATCCGATGTTCCGCGACATCGAAGCGCGCCAGGAGGTTCTTTCCGGCGTCGCCGGGCATCGGTTCTTTGGCGTGAGTCTGGTCGTGGGCAACGCGCCGATGACCGGCGAAGGGAGTTGGGTGACGGGGAGCTACTTCTCGACGCTGGGCCTGCAGCCCGCGCTTGGTCGCTTGCTCACCCCGGCCGACAATGAGCCCGGCGCCGACAACATGGTCGCGGTGCTCAGTCACGGGTTCTGGATCGACAAACTGGGCGGGCGCCCCAATGTGCTGGGCGAGGCGCTGCGCGTGAATGGCCGGACGTACACCGTCGTCGGCGTTGGTCCTGCCGGGTTCGACGGCACCACGCTGGGTTCCAGGGCCCTGCTGTTCATCCCGATGCAGTCGCGCGTGTGGGTCGGCGACCACAACGGCCTCACCGACCGCAGGGACTACTGGGTGTACATGTTCGGTCGGCTCAAGCCCGGCGTGAGCATCGCAGCCGCCAGGGCCGGGCTCGATCGCGTGATCACGCCGATCCTCACGGATGTCGAAGCGCCGCTGCAGGAAGACTGGAGTGCGGCGACGATGGCCCGGTTCAAGGGCAAGCGCATGGTGGTGGAACCCGGCGCGCGAGGGCAGAGCGACATCCACGGCGAGGCGCGCACGCCGCTCACGCTGCTGCTCGGCATTACCGGCGTTGTCCTCCTCATCGCCTGCGCGAACATTGCCAACCTGTTGCTGGCACGCGGCGCGAATCGAGCCACCGAAATGGGCGTTCGGCTCGCCCTTGGTGCGGGCCGCCGCCAGCTCGTGCGGCAGCTGCTCATCGAGTCGCTTCTGCTGTCAACAGTTGGCGCCGTCCTGAGCCTCCTGGTCGCGTTCTGGACGCTGCGCGGCATCGGGGCGCTCCTGCCCGCAGACTCCACGGGGGCGCTGCGCCTCGATCTGCAGTGGCCGATGGTAGCCTTTACCGGCGTCCTGGCCGTGGTGACCGGACTGCTCTTCGGCCTGTTCCCCGCGCTCAACTCCACCCGCGCGGACCTGATCTCGTCCATTCGCGCCGGAGCCGGACAGATCGCCGGCGGCCGTGTCGCCGCGCGCTTTCGCACCGGGCTTGTCGTGATGCAGATCGCCCTCTCGATGGCGCTCCTCGCGTCCGCAGGCCTCTTTCTCAAGAGCCTGGCCAACGTGAGCCGCGTGGAACTCGGCATGAACGTGGACGACATCGTGACGTTCGGTGTCTCACCGCTTCGCGTGGGCTACGACACGCTGCGCGCCAAGGCGCTCTATGCGCGCATCGAAGAGGAGCTGGCGGCACAACCCGGCGTCACCGCGGTGACGAGCGGACTCGTCCCGCTCCTCGCCAACTCCAGCTGGGGAAACAACGTGATCGCGCAGGGCTTCGAATGCCTGCCCGACATCGACTGCAACTCCCGCTACAACGCTGTCGGTGCCGGCTACTTCGGCAAGATGGGCGTCACCCTGCGCTCCGGTCGCGACTTCACGCTGGCCGACGGGTACGGCTCCCCGCCGGTCGCCGTCGTGAACCAGGCCTTCATCGAGAAGTTCCGCCTGGGCAAGGACGCCGTGGGCAAGTTCATCGGCCGGGGCTCGCAGGGCGACTCGCTCAACATCCAGATCGTCGGCGTGGTACCGGACGTCAAGTACAACGATGTGAAGCGCGAGGCGCAACCGGTGTTCTACCTGCCGTGGGCACAGCAGGGCATCCTGGGCCAGCTGTACTTCTACCTCCGGACCGACTTCCCGCCGTCGCAGCTCGTGGGCGCGCTGCCAGCCATGATGGCGCGCATCGATCCCACGTTGCCGGTTGAAGATCTGCGCACCATGCGACAGCAGGTGCGCGAGAACGTGTTCCTGGATCGCATGATCTCGATCCTTTCGGCGTCCTTTGCCCTGCTCGCGACGCTCCTCGCGGCCGTCGGTCTCTACGGCGTCCTGGCCTACTCCTTTGCGCAGCGCACGCGCGAGATCGGCGTGCGCATGGCCCTGGGCGCCGATCGCGGGACGGTGCAACGCATGGTGCTGCGGCAGGTGGGCCTGCTCACGGCCTGCGGCGCGGTGCTGGGGATGTTGGGCGCCTTTGGGCTTGGCCGCGCGGCCGGCGCGCTGCTCTTCGGGCTGGAGAGCCACGACCCGGCGGTGTTTGCGCTCTCGCTCGTGGTGTTGACCGCGGTGTCCTTCAGCGCCGGCTGGGCCCCCGCGCTGCGCGCCAGCCGCACGCTGCCAATGCACGCGCTTCGACAGGACTGA
- a CDS encoding deoxyhypusine synthase family protein: protein MPAPHTSVTTSVAGPVSRFARDHFRHFNAAALVDAADGYRAHLANGGSMLVTLAGAMSTAELGRSLAEMIRQGKVHAISCTGANLEEDVFNLVAHEHYERVPNYRDLTPADEQALLERHMNRVTDTCIPEMEAMRRIESAVLAEWQAADARGERRFPHEFLYRVLLSDALRNAYQIDPKDSWLLAAAERNLPMFVPGWEDSTLGNMYTGHCISGDVAHVHTVRTGIEYMIALADWYTRTAEASSIGFFQIGGGIAGDFPICVVPMLHQDLQRPEVPLWGYFAQISDSTTSYGSYSGAVPNEKITWGKLGVDTPKYIIESDASIVAPLVFALVLGW from the coding sequence ATGCCCGCCCCGCACACCTCGGTGACGACATCCGTCGCTGGACCGGTCTCGCGTTTCGCCCGCGACCACTTCCGCCACTTCAACGCCGCCGCCCTCGTCGACGCCGCCGACGGGTACCGCGCTCACCTGGCCAACGGCGGCTCCATGCTGGTCACGCTCGCGGGTGCCATGAGCACCGCAGAGCTGGGCCGCTCGCTCGCCGAGATGATCCGCCAGGGCAAGGTGCACGCGATCTCGTGTACCGGGGCCAACCTCGAGGAAGACGTCTTCAACCTGGTGGCGCACGAGCACTACGAGCGCGTGCCCAACTACCGCGACCTGACGCCGGCCGACGAACAGGCGCTCCTCGAGCGCCACATGAATCGCGTTACCGACACGTGCATCCCCGAGATGGAAGCCATGCGGCGCATCGAATCGGCGGTGCTCGCCGAGTGGCAGGCCGCCGACGCGCGCGGCGAGCGCCGCTTTCCGCACGAGTTCCTCTATCGTGTATTGCTGAGCGACGCCCTCCGCAACGCGTACCAGATCGACCCAAAGGACTCGTGGCTGCTCGCCGCCGCGGAGCGTAACCTTCCGATGTTCGTGCCGGGCTGGGAGGACTCGACGCTTGGCAACATGTACACCGGGCACTGCATCAGCGGCGACGTGGCGCACGTACACACGGTGCGCACGGGCATCGAATACATGATCGCGCTCGCCGATTGGTACACGCGCACCGCCGAGGCGTCGTCGATCGGGTTCTTCCAGATCGGGGGCGGCATCGCCGGTGACTTCCCGATCTGCGTCGTCCCGATGCTCCACCAGGACCTGCAGCGTCCCGAGGTGCCGCTCTGGGGGTACTTCGCTCAGATCTCCGACTCGACGACGAGCTACGGTTCGTATTCGGGCGCTGTGCCCAACGAGAAGATCACGTGGGGAAAGCTTGGCGTGGACACGCCGAAGTACATCA